CACTATCCAGGCGACCCGCTGCATTAATCCGTGGCCCCAGGCCAAAGCCGATGCTCATTGCTGTGATCTGCCCTGGCTGTAAGCCAGCCACTTCCATCAAAGCCTGAATACCGGGGCGCTGAGCCTGATTCAAGACTTCCAGGCCGCGACGTACCAAACTCCGATTCAAAGGGACATTCAGCGGCATAATATCGGCAACGGTACCAATAGCGACAAGGTCTAGCAGGCTGTCAATCACGGCTTTATAAGGTTCTGCACTGCCCCCATTGCGCCGCCAACCATCAAGTAGGAGGGCACGCGCCACCATAAAAGCGACCCCCACCCCCGCCAGATTCGGCTCCCCAGCACAATCCGCCTGCTGTGGGTTGACCACAGCATCTGCCTGGGGGATTTCAGGGCCAACCGAGTGATGATCCGTGACGACAATATCCAGGCCAGCGGCCTTACCATCGGCCACTTCTTGCACGGACCGAATACCACAGTCCACCGTAATCACCAGCTTGACGCCCTGCTCAGCAAGTTCTTGCAGCGCAGGTGTATTCAGGCCATAACCTTCATCGACACGGTGCGGGATGTAAGCACGGGCATTGGCACCCAATCGATTGAGAACTTGCATCATCAACGTGGTAGAGGTCACGCCATCGGCATCAAAATCGCCATAGACGACGATTGGCTCCCGTGTTTTAATCGCACGGCGAATACGCGCGACAGCCTTCTCCATATCTTTCATGGCGAAGGGGTCAACGGTAATATCTTTGTCGTACAAAAAGTGATAGGCTTCTTCAGGGGTTTGCAGGCCACGATTATATAAAATCTGAGCCAGCACCGGGCTTAAGCCTTTATACTGCCTCAGGAGCGGTTGTGGCGCTGCGGGGGCGACAGTCCATCGTTTGCTTATCATAGGGTACGAAACGTATACTTTTAACAAGACTATCGTTGATACTACCACGCGCAGAAATGCGCCACAAGCGCTAACCAAAAAACAACTTTGACACGCAATTAACTGAAAGTAAATCTTTATATGGCACGTATTATCTTTATGGGAACGCCGGATTTTGCCGTCCCGACCTTGCAAGCACTCATCCAACAACATGATGTCATCGGTGTGGTGACCCAGCCAGACCGTCCTGCGGGTCGTCGTGGCGATTTGCGCCCGCCGCCTGTTAAGGT
The Phototrophicus methaneseepsis DNA segment above includes these coding regions:
- the recJ gene encoding single-stranded-DNA-specific exonuclease RecJ, which produces MISKRWTVAPAAPQPLLRQYKGLSPVLAQILYNRGLQTPEEAYHFLYDKDITVDPFAMKDMEKAVARIRRAIKTREPIVVYGDFDADGVTSTTLMMQVLNRLGANARAYIPHRVDEGYGLNTPALQELAEQGVKLVITVDCGIRSVQEVADGKAAGLDIVVTDHHSVGPEIPQADAVVNPQQADCAGEPNLAGVGVAFMVARALLLDGWRRNGGSAEPYKAVIDSLLDLVAIGTVADIMPLNVPLNRSLVRRGLEVLNQAQRPGIQALMEVAGLQPGQITAMSIGFGLGPRINAAGRLDSALVAYKLLSAQTVEEARGYAEALQTLNSKRQSLTREAQGRIQTYIDAGGLGNGNLIFAADDAVSPGIVGLVAGRLTEAYYRPAIILDKGPEESHASCRSIPEFHITQALDACADLLVRHGGHAQAAGFTIMNHNIDVLERRLLEMAEQALAGRELLPILSIDMELPMRQLSSHMVDELSALEPTGNGNEQPVFLTRGVRVVDYRTVGSDDQHLKMRVVAEGEPPIDCIGFRLGHWNGAMPDYLDVVYNLEMNEWQGRRNLQLNLKDVRPAEVAQA